One part of the Solanum dulcamara chromosome 8, daSolDulc1.2, whole genome shotgun sequence genome encodes these proteins:
- the LOC129900950 gene encoding uncharacterized protein LOC129900950, whose translation MANRSLKRFLNNIGFSSGISRKRVSNQRFVYNILTRCQSNGSNTDGHKPEEKSISHGPGRSKYDLDNDDFHDNKWKLELAWLSKAIEPAVQLCRWALSTGNGNGDKLPPTNKSLAEIFASIQRSKLGLQDWSLTDLTIGLYLIYLQQASTSPIEDVKGEQIYSDLIVQDLIYHTELAKGAYKDCTTALARNCMLRESNVVKFIKNSSVLRPGYYIGIDKRKKLVILGIRGTHTVYDLITDIVSSSHEEITLEGYSTHFGTSEAARWFLTHEMGTIRNCLEKHKGFRLRLVGHSLGGATASLLAIMLRNMSSRELGFSPDIVSAVGYATPPCVSRELAESCSEYVSTVVMQDDIIPRLSIPSLTRLRNEILQTNWVSVLQKEDWRGVVDLFTNAKQVVSSVQDVARRLADYAKLRGQTKHSESTVPRVTNTSNSKGNTSSLVRQEGDAELFVPGTLYILKRNVNTRNEGNSAECFTLWKRHSGEHFQRILLSNNLISDHKCDSHYYALRDVLKGLPGSTDEAVIR comes from the exons ATGGCTAATCGATCTCTCAAGCGTTTTCTCAACAATATAG GTTTCAGTAGTGGTATCTCAAGGAAACGTGTCTCCAACCAGAGATTTGTCTACAACATTCTCACCCGGTGTCAATCAAATGGTTCAAACACAGATGGTCATAAGCCCGAAGAAAAGAGCATAAGCCATGGTCCAGGGCGCAGTAAATATGATCTTGacaatgatgattttcatgataATAAGTGGAAATTAGAGCTTGCTTGGCTCTCTAAAGCTATTGAACCTGCGGTCCAACTTTGCAGATGGGCTTTGTCAACAG GAAATGGAAATGGAGACAAACTTCCACCGACCAATAAATCTCTTGCAGAGATATTTGCCAGCATTCAACGTAGTAAATTGGGACTTCAGGATTGGAGTCTCACTGATCTTACCATAGGCCTATATCTCATATATCTTCAGCAAGCATCCACCAGTCCTATTGAGGATGTTAAGGGTGAACAGATATACTCTGATTTGATA GTTCAAGATCTCATCTACCACACTGAACTGGCTAAGGGTGCTTATAAAGATTGCACTACCGCACTTGCAAGGAATTGTATGCTCCGGGAAAGTAATGTTgtcaaattcataaaaaattcCAGTGTGTTGAGGCCTGGATATTATATAGGAATTGACAAGCGGAAAAAACTTGTAATTCTTGGAATTCGTGGAACTCATACAGTATATGATCTCATAACTGACATTGTTTCTTCAAGTCATGAAGAGATCACGCTCGAGGGTTACTCCACTCACTTTGGAACTTCTGAGGCTGCTCGTTGGTTCCTTACTCACGAGATGGGCACCATTAGGAACTGCCTTGAGAAACACAAG GGATTTAGGTTAAGGCTTGTTGGTCATTCCCTTGGAGGGGCAACAGCTTCGTTGCTGGCTATCATGCTTCGAAATATGTCGTCCCGAGAACTTGGTTTTAGTCCAGATATTGTTTCAGCAGTTGGATATGCTACGCCGCCATGTGTTTCTAGAGAACTTGCCGAAAGTTGCTCTGAATATGTCTCAACAGTGGTAATGCAG GATGATATAATTCCAAGGTTAAGTATCCCCTCCCTCACAAGGCTTAGGAATGAAATTCTTCAAACTAACTG GGTGAGTGTTCTTCAGAAGGAAGACTGGAGAGGTGTTGTAGACTTGTTTACAAATGCAAAGCAGGTCGTATCTTCTGTGCAAGATGTAGCTCGGAGACTTGCTGATTATGCTAAATTACGAGGGCAAACTAAGCACTCTG AGTCTACGGTTCCACGTGTTACAAATACCTCCAACTCCAAAGGCAATACATCATCTCTTGTGAGACAGGAAGGTGATGCTGAGTTGTTTGTGCCCGGAACTCTTTATATTTTGAAGAGGAATGTAAACACGAGAAACGAAGGTAACAGTGCCGAATGTTTCACACTTTGGAAGAGACACTCGGGGGAGCATTTTCAGAGGATACTGCTTTCTAATAACTTAATTTCTGACCACAAGTGTGATAGCCATTATTATGCATTGAGGGATGTTCTTAAAGGTTTGCCTGGTTCAACTGATGAAGCTGTTATCCGATAA